The following proteins are co-located in the Trichomycterus rosablanca isolate fTriRos1 chromosome 14, fTriRos1.hap1, whole genome shotgun sequence genome:
- the LOC134326879 gene encoding uncharacterized protein LOC134326879 isoform X4, with protein sequence MYLLVEFVDEGTTSPVAAEWYHEGISWWPPYTDKAKLLKSIRGSEVPNVSRGWTQHQARILYSSDCLDKVVQKWRISCETSDLNSDNDSPRKRKPKKPFEFIEKSQAKWHPSPQKQNLKMKKKTVHSLPPPPIPPPPPADHRNPGTNRSMMSQDECFQTNVQGYSDETSFPESRQVMSKAQSYQGRIQDAWFTEPTQQMMSQIQLLSQDGQSTITEQMTEDNQSVGLESHCDILSAGPANAPRVRLPTGRLVPGQCTPAERAILEMLGELQLQVQHLTSVITQRGPFLGNSSLKMPPAPADKEEEDGLPLESIQALNDFEVHLQNKIFKQKLVSKLSLVGGQTLKKTVWRICGKVFAPQLAVQLNWCGRGEKTAIKNTHLKDTIVLSAMRNPLLPTPNEAEAEKIIKEWLRLSSDRLRKRQR encoded by the exons ATGTACCTACTGGTTGAATTTGTGGATGAGGGAACAACAAGCCCGGTGGCAGCAGAGTGGTACCATGAGGGCATATCATGGTGGCCTCCATACACAGACAAAGCCAAACTTCTAAAAAGTATCCGAGGCAGTGAGGTCCCAAATGTGAGCAGAGGATGGACACAGCACCAAGCTCGTATCCTTTACAGCTCAG aTTGTTTGGACAAGGTCGTCCAGAAATGGAGAATATCCTGCGAGACCTCGGATTTAAATTCAGACAATGATTCCCCACGAAAACGAAA aCCTAAAAAGCCATTTGAATTTATTGAAAAGTCTCAAGCAAAATGGCATCCCAGCCCTCAAAAACAGAATctcaaaatgaaaaagaaaacagtgcattccctaccaccaccaccaataccaccaccaccacctgctGACCATCGAAATCCTGGAACAAACAGAAGTA TGATGTCACAGGATGAGTGCTTCCAGACAAATGTTCAGGGATACTCGGATGAAACCTCCTTCCCAGAATCTAGACAAG tgatGTCAAAGGCCCAGTCCTATCAGGGAAGAATTCAGGATGCTTGGTTCACTGAACCAACACAGCAGA TGATGTCACAAATCCAATTGCTCAGTCAAGATGGACAGTCCACCATCACAGAACAAA TGACAGAAGACAATCAAAGTGTTGGTTTGGAAAGCCACTGTGACATTCTGTCAGCAGGACCAG CTAACGCACCTAGAGTCCGTCTGCCTACAGGCCGACTAGTGCCGGGTCAATGCACAC CAGCAGAGAGGGCCATCTTAGAGATGCTGGGGGAACTGCAGCTCCAGGTCCAGCATCTCACTTCTGTTATTACCCAAAGAGGCCCCTTTTTGGGTAACAGCAGCCTGAAGATGCCACCTGCACCAGCAGataaagaggaagaagatggacTTCCACTGGAAAGCATTCAGGCCTTGAATGACTTTGAAGTCCATCTTCAAAACAAGATCTTCAAGCAAAAATTG GTGTCAAAACTGTCACTGGTTGGGGGGCAAACACTTAAAAAAACAGTGTGGCGGATTTGTGGCAAAGTGTTTGCTCCTCAACTAGCTGTGCAGTTGAACTGGTGTGGCAGAGGAGAGAAAACGGCCATCAAAAACACACACCTGAAAGACACAATTGTCT
- the LOC134326879 gene encoding uncharacterized protein LOC134326879 isoform X1, with the protein MIGMYLLVEFVDEGTTSPVAAEWYHEGISWWPPYTDKAKLLKSIRGSEVPNVSRGWTQHQARILYSSDCLDKVVQKWRISCETSDLNSDNDSPRKRKPKKPFEFIEKSQAKWHPSPQKQNLKMKKKTVHSLPPPPIPPPPPADHRNPGTNRSMMSQDECFQTNVQGYSDETSFPESRQVMSKAQSYQGRIQDAWFTEPTQQMMSQIQLLSQDGQSTITEQMTEDNQSVGLESHCDILSAGPANAPRVRLPTGRLVPGQCTPAERAILEMLGELQLQVQHLTSVITQRGPFLGNSSLKMPPAPADKEEEDGLPLESIQALNDFEVHLQNKIFKQKLVSKLSLVGGQTLKKTVWRICGKVFAPQLAVQLNWCGRGEKTAIKNTHLKDTIVLSAMRNPLLPTPNEAEAEKIIKEWLRLSSDRLRKRQR; encoded by the exons ATGATAGGAATGTACCTACTGGTTGAATTTGTGGATGAGGGAACAACAAGCCCGGTGGCAGCAGAGTGGTACCATGAGGGCATATCATGGTGGCCTCCATACACAGACAAAGCCAAACTTCTAAAAAGTATCCGAGGCAGTGAGGTCCCAAATGTGAGCAGAGGATGGACACAGCACCAAGCTCGTATCCTTTACAGCTCAG aTTGTTTGGACAAGGTCGTCCAGAAATGGAGAATATCCTGCGAGACCTCGGATTTAAATTCAGACAATGATTCCCCACGAAAACGAAA aCCTAAAAAGCCATTTGAATTTATTGAAAAGTCTCAAGCAAAATGGCATCCCAGCCCTCAAAAACAGAATctcaaaatgaaaaagaaaacagtgcattccctaccaccaccaccaataccaccaccaccacctgctGACCATCGAAATCCTGGAACAAACAGAAGTA TGATGTCACAGGATGAGTGCTTCCAGACAAATGTTCAGGGATACTCGGATGAAACCTCCTTCCCAGAATCTAGACAAG tgatGTCAAAGGCCCAGTCCTATCAGGGAAGAATTCAGGATGCTTGGTTCACTGAACCAACACAGCAGA TGATGTCACAAATCCAATTGCTCAGTCAAGATGGACAGTCCACCATCACAGAACAAA TGACAGAAGACAATCAAAGTGTTGGTTTGGAAAGCCACTGTGACATTCTGTCAGCAGGACCAG CTAACGCACCTAGAGTCCGTCTGCCTACAGGCCGACTAGTGCCGGGTCAATGCACAC CAGCAGAGAGGGCCATCTTAGAGATGCTGGGGGAACTGCAGCTCCAGGTCCAGCATCTCACTTCTGTTATTACCCAAAGAGGCCCCTTTTTGGGTAACAGCAGCCTGAAGATGCCACCTGCACCAGCAGataaagaggaagaagatggacTTCCACTGGAAAGCATTCAGGCCTTGAATGACTTTGAAGTCCATCTTCAAAACAAGATCTTCAAGCAAAAATTG GTGTCAAAACTGTCACTGGTTGGGGGGCAAACACTTAAAAAAACAGTGTGGCGGATTTGTGGCAAAGTGTTTGCTCCTCAACTAGCTGTGCAGTTGAACTGGTGTGGCAGAGGAGAGAAAACGGCCATCAAAAACACACACCTGAAAGACACAATTGTCT
- the LOC134326879 gene encoding uncharacterized protein LOC134326879 isoform X5, producing the protein MIGMYLLVEFVDEGTTSPVAAEWYHEGISWWPPYTDKAKLLKSIRGSEVPNVSRGWTQHQARILYSSDCLDKVVQKWRISCETSDLNSDNDSPRKRKPKKPFEFIEKSQAKWHPSPQKQNLKMKKKTVHSLPPPPIPPPPPADHRNPGTNRSMMSKAQSYQGRIQDAWFTEPTQQMMSQIQLLSQDGQSTITEQMTEDNQSVGLESHCDILSAGPANAPRVRLPTGRLVPGQCTPAERAILEMLGELQLQVQHLTSVITQRGPFLGNSSLKMPPAPADKEEEDGLPLESIQALNDFEVHLQNKIFKQKLVSKLSLVGGQTLKKTVWRICGKVFAPQLAVQLNWCGRGEKTAIKNTHLKDTIVLSAMRNPLLPTPNEAEAEKIIKEWLRLSSDRLRKRQR; encoded by the exons ATGATAGGAATGTACCTACTGGTTGAATTTGTGGATGAGGGAACAACAAGCCCGGTGGCAGCAGAGTGGTACCATGAGGGCATATCATGGTGGCCTCCATACACAGACAAAGCCAAACTTCTAAAAAGTATCCGAGGCAGTGAGGTCCCAAATGTGAGCAGAGGATGGACACAGCACCAAGCTCGTATCCTTTACAGCTCAG aTTGTTTGGACAAGGTCGTCCAGAAATGGAGAATATCCTGCGAGACCTCGGATTTAAATTCAGACAATGATTCCCCACGAAAACGAAA aCCTAAAAAGCCATTTGAATTTATTGAAAAGTCTCAAGCAAAATGGCATCCCAGCCCTCAAAAACAGAATctcaaaatgaaaaagaaaacagtgcattccctaccaccaccaccaataccaccaccaccacctgctGACCATCGAAATCCTGGAACAAACAGAAGTA tgatGTCAAAGGCCCAGTCCTATCAGGGAAGAATTCAGGATGCTTGGTTCACTGAACCAACACAGCAGA TGATGTCACAAATCCAATTGCTCAGTCAAGATGGACAGTCCACCATCACAGAACAAA TGACAGAAGACAATCAAAGTGTTGGTTTGGAAAGCCACTGTGACATTCTGTCAGCAGGACCAG CTAACGCACCTAGAGTCCGTCTGCCTACAGGCCGACTAGTGCCGGGTCAATGCACAC CAGCAGAGAGGGCCATCTTAGAGATGCTGGGGGAACTGCAGCTCCAGGTCCAGCATCTCACTTCTGTTATTACCCAAAGAGGCCCCTTTTTGGGTAACAGCAGCCTGAAGATGCCACCTGCACCAGCAGataaagaggaagaagatggacTTCCACTGGAAAGCATTCAGGCCTTGAATGACTTTGAAGTCCATCTTCAAAACAAGATCTTCAAGCAAAAATTG GTGTCAAAACTGTCACTGGTTGGGGGGCAAACACTTAAAAAAACAGTGTGGCGGATTTGTGGCAAAGTGTTTGCTCCTCAACTAGCTGTGCAGTTGAACTGGTGTGGCAGAGGAGAGAAAACGGCCATCAAAAACACACACCTGAAAGACACAATTGTCT
- the LOC134326879 gene encoding uncharacterized protein LOC134326879 isoform X2 yields MIGMYLLVEFVDEGTTSPVAAEWYHEGISWWPPYTDKAKLLKSIRGSEVPNVSRGWTQHQARILYSSDCLDKVVQKWRISCETSDLNSDNDSPRKRKPKKPFEFIEKSQAKWHPSPQKQNLKMKKKTVHSLPPPPIPPPPPADHRNPGTNRSMMSQDECFQTNVQGYSDETSFPESRQVMSKAQSYQGRIQDAWFTEPTQQMMSQIQLLSQDGQSTITEQMTEDNQSVGLESHCDILSAGPANAPRVRLPTGRLVPGQCTPERAILEMLGELQLQVQHLTSVITQRGPFLGNSSLKMPPAPADKEEEDGLPLESIQALNDFEVHLQNKIFKQKLVSKLSLVGGQTLKKTVWRICGKVFAPQLAVQLNWCGRGEKTAIKNTHLKDTIVLSAMRNPLLPTPNEAEAEKIIKEWLRLSSDRLRKRQR; encoded by the exons ATGATAGGAATGTACCTACTGGTTGAATTTGTGGATGAGGGAACAACAAGCCCGGTGGCAGCAGAGTGGTACCATGAGGGCATATCATGGTGGCCTCCATACACAGACAAAGCCAAACTTCTAAAAAGTATCCGAGGCAGTGAGGTCCCAAATGTGAGCAGAGGATGGACACAGCACCAAGCTCGTATCCTTTACAGCTCAG aTTGTTTGGACAAGGTCGTCCAGAAATGGAGAATATCCTGCGAGACCTCGGATTTAAATTCAGACAATGATTCCCCACGAAAACGAAA aCCTAAAAAGCCATTTGAATTTATTGAAAAGTCTCAAGCAAAATGGCATCCCAGCCCTCAAAAACAGAATctcaaaatgaaaaagaaaacagtgcattccctaccaccaccaccaataccaccaccaccacctgctGACCATCGAAATCCTGGAACAAACAGAAGTA TGATGTCACAGGATGAGTGCTTCCAGACAAATGTTCAGGGATACTCGGATGAAACCTCCTTCCCAGAATCTAGACAAG tgatGTCAAAGGCCCAGTCCTATCAGGGAAGAATTCAGGATGCTTGGTTCACTGAACCAACACAGCAGA TGATGTCACAAATCCAATTGCTCAGTCAAGATGGACAGTCCACCATCACAGAACAAA TGACAGAAGACAATCAAAGTGTTGGTTTGGAAAGCCACTGTGACATTCTGTCAGCAGGACCAG CTAACGCACCTAGAGTCCGTCTGCCTACAGGCCGACTAGTGCCGGGTCAATGCACAC CAGAGAGGGCCATCTTAGAGATGCTGGGGGAACTGCAGCTCCAGGTCCAGCATCTCACTTCTGTTATTACCCAAAGAGGCCCCTTTTTGGGTAACAGCAGCCTGAAGATGCCACCTGCACCAGCAGataaagaggaagaagatggacTTCCACTGGAAAGCATTCAGGCCTTGAATGACTTTGAAGTCCATCTTCAAAACAAGATCTTCAAGCAAAAATTG GTGTCAAAACTGTCACTGGTTGGGGGGCAAACACTTAAAAAAACAGTGTGGCGGATTTGTGGCAAAGTGTTTGCTCCTCAACTAGCTGTGCAGTTGAACTGGTGTGGCAGAGGAGAGAAAACGGCCATCAAAAACACACACCTGAAAGACACAATTGTCT
- the LOC134326879 gene encoding uncharacterized protein LOC134326879 isoform X3, with the protein MIGMYLLVEFVDEGTTSPVAAEWYHEGISWWPPYTDKAKLLKSIRGSEVPNVSRGWTQHQARILYSSDCLDKVVQKWRISCETSDLNSDNDSPRKRKPKKPFEFIEKSQAKWHPSPQKQNLKMKKKTVHSLPPPPIPPPPPADHRNPGTNRSMMSQDECFQTNVQGYSDETSFPESRQVMSKAQSYQGRIQDAWFTEPTQQMMSQIQLLSQDGQSTITEQMTEDNQSVGLESHCDILSAGPGRLVPGQCTPAERAILEMLGELQLQVQHLTSVITQRGPFLGNSSLKMPPAPADKEEEDGLPLESIQALNDFEVHLQNKIFKQKLVSKLSLVGGQTLKKTVWRICGKVFAPQLAVQLNWCGRGEKTAIKNTHLKDTIVLSAMRNPLLPTPNEAEAEKIIKEWLRLSSDRLRKRQR; encoded by the exons ATGATAGGAATGTACCTACTGGTTGAATTTGTGGATGAGGGAACAACAAGCCCGGTGGCAGCAGAGTGGTACCATGAGGGCATATCATGGTGGCCTCCATACACAGACAAAGCCAAACTTCTAAAAAGTATCCGAGGCAGTGAGGTCCCAAATGTGAGCAGAGGATGGACACAGCACCAAGCTCGTATCCTTTACAGCTCAG aTTGTTTGGACAAGGTCGTCCAGAAATGGAGAATATCCTGCGAGACCTCGGATTTAAATTCAGACAATGATTCCCCACGAAAACGAAA aCCTAAAAAGCCATTTGAATTTATTGAAAAGTCTCAAGCAAAATGGCATCCCAGCCCTCAAAAACAGAATctcaaaatgaaaaagaaaacagtgcattccctaccaccaccaccaataccaccaccaccacctgctGACCATCGAAATCCTGGAACAAACAGAAGTA TGATGTCACAGGATGAGTGCTTCCAGACAAATGTTCAGGGATACTCGGATGAAACCTCCTTCCCAGAATCTAGACAAG tgatGTCAAAGGCCCAGTCCTATCAGGGAAGAATTCAGGATGCTTGGTTCACTGAACCAACACAGCAGA TGATGTCACAAATCCAATTGCTCAGTCAAGATGGACAGTCCACCATCACAGAACAAA TGACAGAAGACAATCAAAGTGTTGGTTTGGAAAGCCACTGTGACATTCTGTCAGCAGGACCAG GCCGACTAGTGCCGGGTCAATGCACAC CAGCAGAGAGGGCCATCTTAGAGATGCTGGGGGAACTGCAGCTCCAGGTCCAGCATCTCACTTCTGTTATTACCCAAAGAGGCCCCTTTTTGGGTAACAGCAGCCTGAAGATGCCACCTGCACCAGCAGataaagaggaagaagatggacTTCCACTGGAAAGCATTCAGGCCTTGAATGACTTTGAAGTCCATCTTCAAAACAAGATCTTCAAGCAAAAATTG GTGTCAAAACTGTCACTGGTTGGGGGGCAAACACTTAAAAAAACAGTGTGGCGGATTTGTGGCAAAGTGTTTGCTCCTCAACTAGCTGTGCAGTTGAACTGGTGTGGCAGAGGAGAGAAAACGGCCATCAAAAACACACACCTGAAAGACACAATTGTCT